The sequence ACCTTCAGCATCCGGAACGGTTGCTGGAAACGGTCTGGCGCAAGGCGGGCGATTCGCAAACTCATTCACTATTTTCCCAACGTCCCGGATCGCCGGCTTAACCATAGGCTGACGGTCAACCTGCGTCCGCCGTGGCGGGGCGGGGCCTGGGCTTGCGTCGGGTCACGGTTCGCCGAGCCCAGGTGCGGGACGCTAAAACGCCACGGCGGTTTTTTGTTTTCAAACTATCTATGCTTTCCGAACCATTTACCCTCATCGGACAACTCAATTATCGCCAGCGCCGCGAACGCTTCGGCATTCTGCCGCAAGACCGGCTGCGGCACATGCTCATCGTGGGCCAAACCGGCACGGGTAAGAGCACGCTGATTGAAACGATGGCCCGGTCGGACATGGAGCAAGGCAACGGCCTGATGGTCGTTGACCCGCACGGTGACTTGATCGAGCATTTGCTAAACGCCGTGCCCAAACACCGGAAGAACGACCTCGTGTTGCTCGACCCGGCAGATAAAGCATCTGTTTTGCCTTTCAATCCGCTCGCGGAGCGACTGAGTCAGGACAGAAGCTTGGCTGCCTCGGCGATCATCGCCGCCTTTACCAAGACGTGGCCTGACTTCTGGGGGCCGCGTAGCGAGCACCTGCTGCGCATGGCGCTGTTGGCACTGCTGGAGTCTCCAGGGATGAGCCTCTTGGACCTATCCCGTTTTCTCTCGGACGCGCGCTGGCGAGAAAGTTTGAGTGCGCGGGTGAAAGATGAGGTGGTGCGGAAATTCTGGCAACAGGAGTTTGCCCAACAGCCTGAACGGCTGGCGGCCGAATCACTGGCTCCCTTGCAAAACAAGGTCGGGGCGCTGGTCGGACATCCAATCTTGCGGCGTATCCTTGGGCAATCCAAATCGCGGCTACGGCTGGAGAAGGTTCTCTCTGACGGCAAGATTCTCCTAATCAACCTAAGTCGGGGGCGCATCGGTCTGGACGCTTGCGTGCTGTTGGGCTCACTACTGTTGGCGCTCTTTGAGGCAGCCGTTTTAGCCCGAGCGCATCA is a genomic window of Dehalococcoidia bacterium containing:
- a CDS encoding DUF87 domain-containing protein, with translation MLSEPFTLIGQLNYRQRRERFGILPQDRLRHMLIVGQTGTGKSTLIETMARSDMEQGNGLMVVDPHGDLIEHLLNAVPKHRKNDLVLLDPADKASVLPFNPLAERLSQDRSLAASAIIAAFTKTWPDFWGPRSEHLLRMALLALLESPGMSLLDLSRFLSDARWRESLSARVKDEVVRKFWQQEFAQQPERLAAESLAPLQNKVGALVGHPILRRILGQSKSRLRLEKVLSDGKILLINLSRGRIGLDACVLLGSLLLALFEAAVLARAHQSEAERKPFYLFVDEFSLFANPGFVALLSEGRKYGLGVTLAQQSLASLSPPLQADILTNAGTLVALRLGALDARLLAPHLAPVYTPDDLMMLPAHEFAIRMLIRGKAGRAFSGEIKYRSLI